A single window of Thalassomonas viridans DNA harbors:
- a CDS encoding TonB-dependent receptor yields MMNFKPSKVTLALLSSGFMAVTLPVLAAEEQATSAESEAVVGTEIIEIKGIRRSIIGSLDKKRFSDMVSEVIDAGDLNSLPDISIADALGRLPGVTTVRASGQSSQLNIRGMNGDFIQTTLNGREQASTSGYTAGSRWIAFDQYPSELISQAAVYKSPKASLVEGGVAATVELKTANPLEAKETHNFVTSARLSYNDAASDVGADDTGNRFSFSYQGKFLDETLGFGFGLAHMEQPNNAEEYSARKYERLQDFDGDGVEERAPNGYQIRAAKGTDERLGIMSTLVYQPNDVFKAQFDFFRSDFDSEDKMNGLNIDGLNKDVDLYNVVNPVISDGYLVGGDVTLTGTNGPWVEMRSEDQSTESTTDSFGLKLEWVFDDYEIYVDVAHSKGEKTRLDRIASMHAYEFGTQTLEDGTVVDTWQELSGQGFSFANNSKDAVDLVLNTDYTDLSHMRLGDWEQFPHEYTDEIDSIKVDFKYHLDDSFINSIEVGARWSDRTFSDKRSTFRWGAREGQNGYRMPDGTIVTNQGCEFNHYGHACMPVSLDGFVSVENMNGFSYLDLDLEGIANATFGEGNYDAQQTWEHNWTLIESGSVREKVLAAYAMANFESELGDIPVTGNFGVRVVRTDTKSRGIQQISGGRVGDVITDDNGVSQNDYENVNYGPEYTDTLPSINLNFQISDNEQIRFAAAKVIGRPPVHQLRGGAGSWADTANDGETKRYNVWSKGNPNLDPFRATQYDLSYEYFTEGGGAFIAALFWKDIDTLIESVTYNEGEISWAELGIEIEVPDDYIEGQYQTTRNNDQGGYIRGLELAYTTVFTQLPGIFSTLGVNTNYSYTESETTVDGGGVFDDKLLPLPGLSKHVFSATLFWDIDNFSTHLNVRYRDDYIYEGSTPGGTAYQYADAYTVVDWQGTYSFENGIDAVLQVNNLTDEPNTTNYGTALATGEYKKFGRQFFLGVNYSF; encoded by the coding sequence ATGATGAATTTTAAACCAAGTAAAGTTACACTTGCGCTGCTCTCAAGCGGTTTTATGGCGGTTACCCTGCCGGTATTGGCGGCTGAAGAGCAGGCCACATCGGCCGAAAGCGAAGCCGTGGTCGGCACAGAAATCATAGAAATTAAAGGTATACGCCGCAGTATTATCGGTTCACTGGATAAGAAACGTTTCTCGGATATGGTTTCTGAAGTGATCGATGCCGGTGACCTGAACTCCCTGCCGGATATCTCCATTGCCGATGCGTTAGGGCGTTTACCCGGTGTAACTACCGTCAGGGCCAGCGGCCAGTCGTCGCAGCTTAATATCCGCGGCATGAACGGTGACTTTATTCAGACTACCCTCAACGGCCGTGAGCAGGCGAGTACCAGTGGTTATACCGCCGGCAGCCGCTGGATTGCTTTTGACCAATATCCGTCCGAGCTGATTTCCCAGGCTGCGGTATACAAATCACCGAAAGCTTCCCTGGTGGAAGGGGGCGTTGCTGCCACGGTGGAATTAAAGACCGCCAACCCGCTGGAAGCAAAAGAAACCCATAACTTTGTGACTAGTGCCCGTTTGTCCTACAACGATGCCGCATCAGATGTCGGCGCCGATGATACCGGCAACCGTTTCAGTTTTTCCTACCAGGGCAAATTCCTCGATGAAACCTTAGGTTTTGGTTTCGGGTTGGCGCATATGGAGCAGCCAAACAATGCCGAAGAATACAGCGCGCGTAAATACGAGCGGCTACAGGATTTTGACGGTGACGGCGTTGAAGAAAGAGCCCCTAACGGTTACCAGATCCGGGCGGCAAAAGGCACGGATGAACGTTTAGGTATAATGTCGACTTTAGTTTACCAGCCTAATGACGTTTTTAAGGCCCAGTTTGACTTTTTCAGATCGGATTTTGATTCCGAAGATAAAATGAACGGGTTAAATATCGACGGCTTGAATAAAGACGTTGATCTGTACAATGTCGTCAATCCGGTTATTTCCGACGGTTACCTGGTGGGCGGCGATGTGACCTTAACCGGCACTAACGGTCCCTGGGTTGAAATGCGCTCGGAAGATCAGTCTACAGAGTCCACCACAGACAGCTTTGGTTTAAAACTGGAATGGGTGTTTGATGATTATGAAATCTACGTCGATGTCGCCCACTCTAAAGGTGAAAAGACCCGTCTTGACCGCATTGCCTCTATGCATGCTTACGAATTTGGTACGCAAACGCTGGAAGACGGCACAGTTGTCGATACCTGGCAGGAACTGAGCGGCCAGGGCTTCTCTTTCGCCAACAACAGCAAAGATGCCGTTGATCTGGTGTTGAATACCGATTATACCGATTTATCCCATATGCGCCTTGGCGACTGGGAGCAGTTCCCCCATGAATATACCGACGAAATCGACAGCATCAAGGTAGACTTTAAATATCATCTTGATGACAGCTTTATCAACTCCATTGAGGTGGGGGCCCGCTGGTCCGACAGAACCTTCTCGGATAAACGCTCTACCTTCAGATGGGGAGCGCGTGAAGGGCAGAACGGTTACCGGATGCCGGACGGCACTATAGTGACCAACCAGGGATGTGAGTTTAACCATTATGGCCATGCCTGTATGCCGGTTTCCTTGGACGGTTTTGTTAGCGTTGAAAACATGAATGGTTTTTCTTATCTGGATCTCGATCTTGAGGGGATTGCCAATGCGACTTTTGGTGAGGGAAATTATGACGCCCAACAAACCTGGGAGCATAACTGGACTCTGATTGAAAGTGGCTCTGTGCGTGAAAAAGTACTGGCGGCGTATGCCATGGCTAACTTTGAAAGTGAACTTGGCGATATTCCTGTGACAGGCAACTTTGGTGTCCGTGTGGTAAGAACTGATACCAAATCCCGAGGTATCCAGCAGATTTCCGGCGGAAGGGTTGGTGATGTTATAACTGATGATAACGGTGTTAGTCAAAACGATTATGAAAATGTTAATTATGGTCCTGAGTACACAGATACCTTGCCTTCCATTAACCTGAATTTCCAAATCAGCGATAATGAACAAATTCGTTTTGCCGCAGCTAAAGTAATAGGTCGCCCACCTGTACATCAGTTACGTGGTGGTGCCGGATCTTGGGCGGATACCGCAAACGACGGTGAAACCAAGCGATATAATGTTTGGTCTAAAGGAAACCCAAACCTGGATCCGTTCCGTGCGACTCAATACGATTTATCCTATGAGTACTTTACTGAAGGCGGCGGCGCCTTTATTGCGGCATTATTCTGGAAAGATATCGACACTTTGATTGAAAGCGTTACCTACAATGAAGGCGAGATTTCCTGGGCTGAACTTGGAATTGAAATCGAAGTACCGGATGACTACATCGAAGGTCAGTATCAAACAACAAGAAATAATGATCAGGGGGGTTATATTCGTGGGCTAGAGTTGGCGTATACCACAGTATTTACCCAGTTACCCGGCATTTTCTCAACTTTGGGAGTGAATACCAACTATTCCTATACCGAGAGTGAAACTACGGTAGATGGTGGTGGTGTATTCGATGATAAGTTGTTACCTTTACCGGGACTGTCTAAACACGTTTTTAGCGCTACCTTATTCTGGGATATCGATAATTTCAGCACCCATTTAAATGTGCGTTACCGGGATGATTATATTTACGAAGGTTCGACCCCGGGAGGCACGGCTTATCAATACGCCGATGCATACACGGTTGTTGACTGGCAGGGGACGTATTCCTTTGAGAACGGCATAGATGCGGTGTTGCAGGTTAATAATCTGACCGATGAACCCAATACCACTAACTATGGCACGGCGCTGGCCACAGGCGAATATAAGAAATTCGGCCGCCAGTTCTTCCTGGGGGTTAATTACTCATTTTGA
- a CDS encoding LysE family translocator, whose translation MNIETWLSFALAAMVLCFSPGPTLLLVMGQSLTYGKRSVVPLILGVLSGDIIAMSLSVLGLGAILAVSATLFTLFKFLGAAYLCYLGIKAWRSKAAKAEETAQVASGAIFKEALLVTALNPKGIVFFMAFFPLFIDTALPYLPQVLTLAVTFLLVSALSVSFYSLFAGQLRQKIRSPKLQSGFNKLSGTMLIGAGALTATMQK comes from the coding sequence ATGAATATAGAAACCTGGTTGTCATTTGCCCTGGCGGCAATGGTATTATGCTTTTCCCCCGGCCCGACCCTGCTGCTGGTCATGGGGCAATCATTAACCTACGGCAAACGCTCTGTGGTGCCTTTGATCTTAGGGGTATTGTCCGGCGATATCATTGCCATGAGTTTATCTGTGCTCGGCCTGGGGGCGATATTAGCGGTGTCCGCCACCCTGTTTACCCTGTTTAAATTCCTCGGGGCGGCCTATTTGTGTTACCTCGGCATTAAGGCATGGCGGAGTAAAGCGGCCAAAGCAGAAGAGACAGCCCAGGTCGCTTCCGGCGCCATCTTTAAGGAAGCTTTGCTGGTAACGGCATTAAACCCCAAAGGCATCGTCTTCTTTATGGCCTTCTTTCCGTTATTTATTGATACCGCACTTCCCTACCTGCCCCAGGTGCTGACACTGGCGGTCACTTTTTTGCTGGTATCGGCTTTAAGTGTTTCCTTTTACAGCCTGTTTGCCGGGCAGCTCAGGCAAAAAATACGCTCACCCAAACTGCAGTCCGGCTTTAACAAGCTAAGCGGCACTATGCTGATAGGCGCCGGGGCATTAACCGCCACCATGCAAAAATAG
- a CDS encoding 5-carboxymethyl-2-hydroxymuconate Delta-isomerase: MPHNIIEYSSELEPDIENIMQAVHLGSVNSALFDEQDIKTRALPYRHANLGQDSKFFIHVQAKILSGRSPEQKSLLSDAILQQLIQLELSAISLTVEILDIDKSSYAKQVIGA; encoded by the coding sequence ATGCCACACAACATTATTGAGTATTCATCCGAACTCGAACCCGATATTGAAAACATTATGCAGGCGGTACACCTGGGCTCGGTAAATTCTGCCTTATTTGACGAGCAGGACATTAAAACCCGGGCACTCCCTTACCGGCACGCCAACTTAGGGCAGGACAGTAAGTTTTTTATACATGTCCAGGCCAAAATCCTCAGCGGAAGAAGCCCGGAGCAAAAATCCCTGTTATCTGACGCCATCCTGCAGCAGCTGATACAACTGGAACTCAGCGCCATATCCCTGACGGTGGAAATTCTGGATATCGACAAAAGCAGTTATGCCAAGCAGGTAATCGGCGCTTAA
- a CDS encoding VOC family protein, which produces MNLNQVTLPVNDMEKAAGFYRKMGFLQIVDTPHYARFECPEGGSTFSLSLEDEAFSNKTTIYFEHQALDELVEQLIAKGFEFSQMPQDMSFLWREAILFDPSGNKIKLYWAGENRLNPPWRVEKSG; this is translated from the coding sequence ATGAACCTGAACCAAGTGACCCTGCCCGTTAACGATATGGAAAAAGCGGCGGGCTTTTACCGGAAAATGGGCTTTTTACAGATAGTGGACACCCCGCACTACGCCCGTTTTGAATGCCCCGAAGGAGGCTCAACTTTTTCCCTTTCGCTGGAAGATGAAGCTTTCAGCAACAAAACCACCATTTATTTCGAACATCAGGCGTTGGATGAACTGGTTGAGCAGTTAATAGCCAAAGGATTCGAATTCAGCCAGATGCCACAGGACATGTCGTTTTTATGGCGGGAAGCGATTTTATTTGATCCATCTGGTAACAAAATAAAACTTTACTGGGCAGGGGAAAACCGTTTAAATCCCCCATGGCGCGTTGAAAAAAGCGGCTGA